tactgcttatggtttacaaagccttaaataatctcgctccatcttatatttcagaatgtctttcaccttacactccaaatcgtaaccttagatcttcaaatgagtgtttgcttattattccgagagctaaacttaaaagaagtggtgaggcggccttctgctgttatgcacctaaaatctggaatagcttgccaataggaattcgccaggttaatacagcggagcactttaaaaactgctaaaaactcattattttaacatggctttctcatagcttcattttagtttaatcctatactctatatatgcatttaattatcaatatcattcctgatggctccataatccatactaacccctaatttctcttttgttctttttccagttttctgtggtggcgatctgcaccaccaccatctgattaaagcaccgtgatgtccctacattaatggattaaaaaccagtaaatccacatgaccgtcatcttcaagttcttccatgtaaaccctaaatacaacgaggactgattgaggtcatttatgttaggtagaatgcccagagggggctgggtggtctcgtggtctaggaacccctgcagattttttttttttttctccagccatctggaggtttttttttgtttgtttttactgtcctccctggccatcagaccttactttattctatgttaattagtgttccctaattctattttcttatttattttgtctttttcactttcttcaccatgtaaagcactttgagctacatcatttgtatgaaaacgtgctatataccgtaaataaatgttgctgttgtttaaaGAAGCCACTTTATCCATCCGTTTTGAGAGAAAGAATTGGACAAGCCTTCATGGGATGTCTGTTTCAATTTAATAAACACACCAGCTTTTGAAAGTTGGTAGAAACACTGAGCCCTTGGAACCTTTTCCCTCTTTCCTACAGCATGGCACATGAGACTTACAACTGCAAACTAGAAGTGTAGGCCTCATTTACTGACACTTAACATCAAAAGTCAGTTCAACCAAAGGAAGGAGGCGAAGAGagccagtgagagagagagagagaaagcaggcagctgggaggaggtCCCTCGAGAGAGCGTATGGCCGATGCTCAGGGGCTGAAGGAggccactccagctgagcgatcataGAGCTGGAGTTACACACTGCTCGGATGGAGTGACTCGTCATGTAAGGTTGGAGGAAAGACAGCAGGGGCTGCAAAGGTAATGGAAGGCTCAGCATGTTGTCTTGTGGGAGAGCCTTGGACTGCAGGAACACAAGCATGGTAGCTGGAGTTGGAGGCTTGGCGTAGTGCCCTGCCGGGGCCACAGACGGCTGTAGGGTCCTGAGCTTAGGAGCAAAGTGGTTCAGAGAGACATCCTGTGGTGAGCCATAGACTGCAGTGACCTGAAACACGCACAAAAGGTTGTCTGAACTGCCGATTAAGCATCTCCTCAGATGCAAGGACCTGTTTGGGAAAAGCTGAGGAGACATCCATTTTAAAAGGGATGCGCTGGGGACTTCATTCTTAAGAGAAGCTTCCTGCAcagtgttttaacctcatttttgaAAAGATGTATTTATTTGACTGAGTTTTAACCTCCGCAAGCACTAATCACTTTATGCACCTACCTCTTACTAtgctgtatgtgtcctcatttgctcagcTCATCCCTTGGTTATATTATCGACGGTGGCGGAAGGACTCAGTAGCGTTAAGCCAACCTGCACTGTCACACTCTCTCTTTGGAAAGTACTTGTAAGTCTACATCTGATAGGACTACAACAATCTCAGTCAAATGACACTGGTATTGGCTCAGAGATGCCTCAGTGTTATACAGTCTACCAAAATGATCAGTGAGCAAAATGATCATAACTTAACCAAACATTAGGACCAAGAAAGGCAAAGCACACTCAGAATCCTTCCACATGTGACAGAGAATAACTCTGTAGAACCTAAGGGAATCAGGACAAAGAATCACATCCATCACTTAAGAACACAAGAACCAAACAAAGAACAAGAATTATACTTATTGATTCTGAGACCACATTGGCTGTAACTTCATAGTTACAGTAAAGACAACAAAAGGATTAACATACATATTTCTGGTCATCGGTATTGCCAtaactaaaattaataaataagtgtAGAGGATAATCTTTTAGCAATTAGAAGTTTCTCCTCCTAGAAAAACAAACTCATCTTCCATTAGTTCATAGCAGTAGCCTCATTCCCGCAGCAGTTTCAAACTCTgtgtaacacacacacattgtaacaGAGGAGCTGTGAGGAGAGCATCAAGTGCTGGTGGGATATGAAGAAAACTGATGCTACCATCAAACATAGACACTGAGAACCTTGGAAGAGAAAGGCTGTTACATGTGACTAACCAAGAGACTAGAATTGAGAGCATTTGGCCAGAATTAACAAAGGTTCCTTGAGTAAGTCTTTACATTGGAATTAAGGGAATATATTCATAAAAGTTTGTGTCACTCTTTTACAGGACAGAGGAGATAAAACCAGGCTATCTTAGATTTGtgccttttgttgtttgtttattgtcaTGTTGTTGTATATTCTTGCATGTAtccttcttctgtttttttatgaatAAGTGgtactgttttgtttattgtgtcacacatgcacaccagAGGATCACATTCTTGGCTCATATGAAGTATGCAGTTCCACTCacggacaagagggggcactgttgctaatggTCCTGTCTCCTTCTTCCCTCGTAGTGCAGAGAAGACACCCAATGAGTGCTACTGAGATGTAGAAGGCCTGTCCTTTCCAGTCCAGATGGTAAAAGAGCAGATGTTGTCGGAAGGTGGCATCATATTTTGGACTAGAGCAGTCAAGAGACCGGAGATATCCTAAAGCTTGACCCTTTTGATTTAAGATGCTGTAGCAACACACACTCTAAGGTGATTGCCTATTTTCTGTGTTCTGATGCCATTAtgcatctgtttatttattatgttctgtttttattgCTTCCAGCATTGACTTGTGTCAATTTTGTCACTCAGACTGCAATTGCAACAAAGATGTTTGGgctattttttgaaaaatagagTATTGCTGTGTTCAAACCACAAGGCTGATTTGTGTATACCTTTGACAGCTAATAACATCTTTTCATACTTGTAATACCACAGGTAGAATGTGAAAAGAAATACGCCACCCTCCATATGAACGAATTAAGAATGTGCAAAAGCCATACCAATGGTGACCAGGCCAAAATTTAAATCCAGCATCCTATGGATGCATTTCAGCTGACTAGTAAACTACTGCACCACCCTGCCATGCAAAACACAATTTCCAGTAAATGTAAACACTTATTGAAATTTCAATGTGCTCACTTTTGTCAGAAATGTAGGTCATTGCTGGACATATCTCACAGTCAAAGCAGCAGATGTGTGCTCCTCTCTGCAGCCTTCGGTAGCCACTTGGACAATCAGGTGCACATAGTGATGTGGGAACCTGGGAAGGATATAAAATCTTTCAGATTATGGATTTTTCAGCCTATTACATTCTCTAATATCAGGCAGATAAATTCTTAGGATGTAAAGTTAAGAGCTGGACTGTGGCTGCTCTGCTGGGATAAGTAGGTGGTAAAGCTGTGTTAGAAATGCCTACCGTCTTGCTGTTTTGTGCATTCCAGTTAATGAGAGTCGTGTTGACCTCCAGGTGCCTGTGACCTGGGCTGTAGGAGCCTACAACATTGTAGGACACTGTGTCTCCAGTCCAGTTCCAGGAAATAATGTTGTATCCAAAGGGAGGATTTCCATACTGGTCGAAGAACATTGGTATATTATGAAGAGAGAAATTCACATGTCTCACTTTGTCCAGaagctttaaaacaaaataaagatgtcTTTACTAATGTAAATATGTTCAGAAGTGTTATCCACAAATCAGCTCGCTGGAAGATGAAAAGGATTTCAAAGTGCTGGTCATTTTCTACCTTTTTCCCTTGTACTATACTGTTTATGAACACTTTTAAGGAGTTTAGGAGGTTGTTCTGTTTCTGACCAGTATTGTATCTTAAGACCCCTGTCACACTTCTCACATTGTCACACCTCAGTGCTGTTTATCTGTTCGAGACCAAGGGCCAGCGGAACAGCAAGTGAGCCAGACACAACAGATacaaactgcttttatttttaacaatttaaaaagttcCCAGTGCACTTTGTTAAAAACGAGTAACAAAATTATAAACCAATGAATAAAGGTGACcaataaaaccaaaaaactatttaaaaggtCTTCTAATTGTCCTTAttgcatttacaaaaatatataaaaagaaaacatctcaGAAGGTACAATGAACTTTCCTTGTAATTAtgggcaattaaaaaaaaattaactaagcaCCAGTGCGCCAATGTCTCCTCTCTTCCTAATTCTCTAAGGAGAAAATGTCTCACCTCTGACTAAAAGAACCTTGCAGCCTAATCCAGCATCATGCAAGGGAGATTGTTCATAACTGCCATGACCATCACCTTAGCCCATTCCTTAGCTATTCTCTTTATTTAGCAAAGTGAAGACAACAGCAGCTGTGTATGCATAAGTTGACACCCACCCACACTGGACACACTGCCCCCCAGGTTTCAGTCATCATCACACAGATGAAAATGAAGACTAACCTGCCATGGCTGCACCTTACTGTAGCTACAATTCCCAGAACTGCAGCCCAGTAAATCGTGTAAGCTGTAGGCTACAGCGTAAATTGCCAGATACACATTAAATGCAGACTGGATGTCAGCAAGGTCCAAAGGGGCTTCGGCAGCAGTTAAAGAAGCGCAGATGTCACAGTCTTGAATGCACATCAGTTTCTCCTGATCTCTTTGACAGTCAGTTTGGGTTCTGTTCCTCTCAAAGGAGTTCAACACAAAGTTGGCAAAGCCAGGCATTTGGAGTGCCCAAGTGGATATTCCAAGAACGCTTCCAATGCTTTTGATTTTTGGCAGGCCTGAAACCTTTGTGGATATTGACCAGTCCTCCGATCCAATCCACACCTTGCCCGTGATGTTCAGTTCCATCACTAAGGAGAAAAATCCACTAGCAATACGCTTGCTGGAGAAAACAACCACTGTGTTCACTTTCGTCTGAATAATGTTGTTGATCATTTTGATCATTTCTGGTCGAGTACTGCTACTGTAACTTGGGATGATCCCTTGGTAGGCAATGCAGATATTGTAGGTTTCTGCCAGCTCTGAGATGCTTTGCAGGCCTTGCTTTCCATAGTCATTGTCACTACCTAAGACTGCTACCCAGGTCCATCGAAATGTGGCCAGAAGCTGCAGTATGGCTAAGACTTGGTTCTTGTCACTAGAGATGGTGCGAAAAAAAGATGGGTACAGCTTCTTATTGCTCAGCATCTCATTGGTTGCTTCATAGCTAATCTGCaaagatgagcagcaatgttttggTAAACAAATCAAGATTGACTCTAACAACATGAAACAAGCCTACCCTGTGACAAGTACTGAGGTCTAGAGGAGATGGAGTTGGCCTTGAAGTTACAAGGCCATGAATTCTTATCATTCAGTGCTTCCACCCTAACTCTGCCAGGCTTTCTACTGTCAGAAATATGCTTAGCTGTAATATGAGTTGAGCCCCTTATGAAAAGTGCCTGTCTGGTGGAGTGATAGAGATTGGGCATAGCAGCATCTTCATGCTGATTTCAACATtttcatataataaaaatgaacattttttttgtccTAACTGATCACACTTCTTTTCATACCACTAGTGCTGAGGCAGTGATTTGTAAGACAGATGGTCTATTGGGTATTTTACTTGACATATAGCATTCCTTTATAAATCGATACTCATGCCATGTACAGTATAATCCATATAGTTGCACATTTACTGAACCCCCTTAATTCTATTTTAGCAGCATCTAGTGGCATTTCTCCATTAAGGGCCAGTGAGGCACAGTTCCACCAAATGTTGTGCAAAATGATAAACTTTGCTCCATAACTTACAATATTAATTACAATCCTCAGCTTTGtcttcaaaagtatttttttccagatCTCTCTCATATGCTTAGTATAATTATTTCTCCTGAAAAGTATTGCTTTTTGCAGTATGTAAAATTCTGTTCATGCTCAGTGCTACAAGTCTGGCAACTAACTCTATTGTCCCTGCAGTTTGGTTCTTTGTttaccctagtgtgtgtgtgtgtgtgtgcgtgcgtgcgtgtgcgtgtgcatgtgtgtgtgtgtgtgtgcaaatttCCAAGCTAAACTTTCCAGTTTAGCGATGGGTCTTGGAGGTCATCACCtgtattaaaatgaggactgcctgttgttattgttgttgtgttttttttctacctAAGAAAGACTTCAATTGGTTGCAATTCATGCAGAATACACCAGCCAGATTGTTAACTAGAAGAAGAAattttgagcacatctcaccagttttagcttcattacattggttacctgtgtcattcagaattgactttaaaataaccACTAATGTTGTATAAAGCCTTACATAATTTTGCcacttcctatattttggaatgcctgtctccCTACACtcctccaagtcgtaaccttagatcttcgagGTGTGCTTATAGTTCcaaaagccaaatttaaaagaagtggtgaggtggccttttgctgttatgcacctaaaatgtgtaacagaaatttgccaggctaatactgttgaacattttaaaaaactgctaaacacccattattttaatatggtttTGTTGTAGgtacatttcagttgtattcttAATGCACTACATGGGtacagaattatcatattcttcagggatctgcagTCTGTACTAATccgtactattctctgctgtcttttccagttcctCTGTGTTGGAAATCTAGTTAGACAATCTGTAGATAGTTGCTGCTATCAGACGTGCAGTGTGTAGCTTAAATCATGCAGTGTGCGTATCTTGCCGTGGCTGACCCCCAACATTCCAGATCTTCTGCCTGCATATAATTCCAAGATCCAAGCAGAACAGTTGTGGTGAGGCTGCATTTTTctattatgcaccaaaaatctggaatactttaccaataaaaattcaccaggctaatactgtggataAAGTCCCACATTTTAAAGGTGTTTTTTCATATCTTCAGTTTAGTTCTGCTCTTAATACCCTAAATATGACAGAATTGTCATCACGTTCAGTTAATCTACAATCAATATTAATCTTTGCTTTTCtatgttttcttttccagtttttccgAGGTGGCCCTAATCAAAGTTCTGTGCAGCCGCCTGTGATGTTGcctgtgatgtctgaatgaaagcGGATACACCAACTTGTCACAAGACCCACTGTGTTGAATCCTCTAAGATGAAGCCTAAAAAGAACCAATAAAGAACAACTTAAGAACCTTTAAGCTACGAAAAATGCCcagttggggctgggtggtcttttagcctggaaatcctttttttttcctctaggcATCAGATCTTATCATTGGACTGTCATTTAGAAatctaaaaaacaattttattttttaaggactctgtttctcttaattatatatctttatAAGTCTGCATTATTGGTTTATCTTTTGTacactatttattcattattattctaatctaaatttaacttgtttttctttgcatgcaactacttctttgacatgttaTGAAGCTCTTCAAGCACAatatgtgctacagaaataaatattgttgttgtagtCTGTCTGTTCTTCCATGCTACTTCACCTCAGATCTCTTTGATTCTAAACTTCTAAACTTGATCTATTACTCTTTCAATTTAGGCAGCTCATAGCCAATATTTTTTCCTGAGCAATGCTCGGTTGCAAGgcgttctctttttttttttatccttttaaatCTCTGTTGCTGTATTTTATTAGACTATGAGGCTGATGTCATAGGGGATCACAATGACATGTTGCCAAAGCATACAGTTCAGGCACCATTATTCCATTGTTTGATTAATTTGTTTGTGACATAAAAGGAGTGAGAATGCTCATGTTTCACTTTTAACCAATGGAGGgacaggtattattattatttaggtgtATTAAGATTTACATAAGACAAGTCTGCACACAtgcaaaaaaaattctgttaCGCCTAAAATGCCACTGGCAGGATCAGGCAGGAATCAGCCTTAGAGGGAACAGGACACATTTGTTCATACCCaaacacacacgcaaacacacagacctAACTTGGAGCCATCAGTCAACTTAaattgcacatctttgggatttaGAAGAAAACCAGGAAATCAGCCCATGCAGACTCAACATCAAAATGTGAGCCCAATCTTCTAGACATATGAGACAACAAGGCTAACCACAGAAACTCATTACCACTTCATTTTTTACCAGTGGGAACATGAAGTATCCAAGGATGCTGGCCGAGGTAAAAGCATAGGTGCTGCTGTCTGGCCCAATAAGAGCAACGGCTTTGGGTTCATAATCAGTGGTGTTCAAGAGCAGTTGATCTGCAGGAAAGGCTGGTCTGGAAAAAAGATCCATGGTTGCTAGTAACGTTGCCGTCTCAGAGCAGATGTCATAGGCTCTGTAACCCAGCTTGACGTTAGGCAGAAGAGTGTTTCTCGCACTGTTGATCTCTTCCATTGTGAATCTCATGGCCTGTAGCAAGTAATATCCATGTTTGTTGAATTTTCCTCTACACAGAACAAAAGGTCACATCCAGGCTGTTAGTGCAATGAACATTCAAAGTtgagaaacaataaaaacaatcaattACTCCAAATTGGATTTTTGCAGTGCTCCTAGTTGGAGACATCCAAGACATACTATAACAAGACAAGaccaaacaagatttttttttctttggttaaattAGATtactatttcattttgtaaatctaAAGGCCTACTTGAAATTTCTTTATTTCGTTGTTCATTCTCAAACCCatatatggatttaaaaaaacTAATTAT
This region of Erpetoichthys calabaricus chromosome 8, fErpCal1.3, whole genome shotgun sequence genomic DNA includes:
- the LOC114656595 gene encoding taste receptor type 1 member 1, which gives rise to MDFVIPHSSASDCLLSSEYHTAAVLKKGMQHSVFCVILCLVLPSTPDAPCSPTSLFEQEGDYKLAGMFPIHNIDSKTELTLELPDCKLGKFNKHGYYLLQAMRFTMEEINSARNTLLPNVKLGYRAYDICSETATLLATMDLFSRPAFPADQLLLNTTDYEPKAVALIGPDSSTYAFTSASILGYFMFPLISYEATNEMLSNKKLYPSFFRTISSDKNQVLAILQLLATFRWTWVAVLGSDNDYGKQGLQSISELAETYNICIAYQGIIPSYSSSTRPEMIKMINNIIQTKVNTVVVFSSKRIASGFFSLVMELNITGKVWIGSEDWSISTKVSGLPKIKSIGSVLGISTWALQMPGFANFVLNSFERNRTQTDCQRDQEKLMCIQDCDICASLTAAEAPLDLADIQSAFNVYLAIYAVAYSLHDLLGCSSGNCSYSKVQPWQLLDKVRHVNFSLHNIPMFFDQYGNPPFGYNIISWNWTGDTVSYNVVGSYSPGHRHLEVNTTLINWNAQNSKTVPTSLCAPDCPSGYRRLQRGAHICCFDCEICPAMTYISDKNLYVCEPCQKWQWSPAASQTCFARTLEYLEMSDSLAVLLLVIAALTILLIATVAAVFLRHLDTPVVRSAGGRTCLVMLASLASACSSIYFHLGLPSHISCILQYSVFCISVTVCLSCIAVRAFQIVCIFKMSSNLPKAYEWWAKNNGPQMFILIASFTELFICILHVLLDHPLPIEEYSKFPDKIVLECSGSQSPVTIVELSFVALLSCICFALSYIGKDLPANYNEAKCITFSLLIYLLSWLAFFTTSSVYQGKYINAMNIAATLASVLGILGGYFTPKCYIILLKPHMNTAAHFQNCIQMYTTKKSDY